A region from the Hydra vulgaris chromosome 08, alternate assembly HydraT2T_AEP genome encodes:
- the LOC136083536 gene encoding general transcription factor II-I repeat domain-containing protein 2A-like, with protein MAEAVAKSGKLFCTGDLLKNCLKIFFKEICPEKTPTVEDLSLSHQTTAGGVEDLSKNIELSLKEKLNKCEAYSLALDESTDRGDTAQLAIFIKGITNKFEVIEELLDINHMKDTTRGEDILSEVKKTLVKFELPEKKLCGVTTDGTSALTGKNIGFIALLKKSINHEIISYHCIIHQEHCGLNHRQFKQLLEGCGSEAEDVIYFSQVRWLSRAATLKRFWILLPEIVLFLKIKGKDTSLLENIDCRNDLEFLIDMTQMLTEFNFKLHGEDQLALSERNINSIDSERYCTLILKLFDEFDTRFCDFKKEKNELDLFAHPFSIKAETVKNEFQMELIKLQNNKDLKEACKEVELLEFYKKKHEH; from the exons atggcAGAAGCTGTTGCAAAGAGTGGTAAACTATTTTGTACCggagatttattaaaaaactgtttaaaaatattttttaaagagataTGTCCTGAAAAAACACCTACTGTTGAAGATCTTAGCCTCTCACACCAGACTACTGCTGGAGGAGTTGAAGAtctatcaaaaaatattgaattatcattaaaagaaaaattaaataaatgtgaaGCCTATAGCCTGGCACTGGATGAATCAACAGACAGAGGTGATACTGCTCAGCtagctatttttattaaaggtaTAACTAATAAATTTGAAGTAATTGAAGAACTGTTAGATATTAATCATATGAAGGACACAACAAGAGGAGAAGATATTCTCTCTGAAGTGAAAAAAACATTGGTGAAATTTGAATTACCAGAAAAGAAACTCTGTGGTGTCACTACAGATGGAACAAGTGCACTAACaggaaaaaatattggatttatTGCATTACTTAAGAAATCCATTAATCATGAAATTATTTCATATCACTGCATTATACACCAAGAGCA TTGTGGCCTTAATCACAGACAGTTCAAACAATTACTTGAAGGTTGTGGTAGTGAGGCTGAAGATGTAATTTATTTCAGCCAGGTTAGATGGCTTAGTCGAGCTGCTACTCTGAAAAGATTTTGGATACTATTACCTGAAATAGTGctgtttctaaaaattaaaggGAAAGACACAAGCTtgcttgaaaatattgactGTCGGAATGATTTGGAATTTTTGATTGACATGACTCAGATGTTAACggaattcaattttaaattgcatGGTGAAGATCAACTT GCATTATCAGAAAGAAATATTAATTCAATTGACTCTGAAAGATATTGtactcttattttaaaattatttgatgaatttGACACAAggttttgtgattttaaaaaggaaaaaaatgagTTAGACTTATTTGCGCATCCATTTTCCATCAAAGCTGAGACagttaaaaatgaatttcaaatGGAATTAATAAAACTGCAAAACAATAAAGATCTTAAAGAAGCCTGCAAAGAAGTAGAATtgttagaattttataaaaaaaaacatgagcATTGA